In Flavobacterium sp. N3904, one DNA window encodes the following:
- a CDS encoding Kdo domain containing protein — protein MDLKINHNYKNSIELIKSNIFNFKTKGKLFGDGKRNIIKLFELEGVTMNIKSFKVPNLINKIAYRYFRNSKARRSFEFGTLLLEKGIGTPQPICYLENYNWIGLKDSYYGSEHLQCDLTYRELVENPEYPDHENILRQFTRFCYLLHQKGIEFKDHSPGNTLIKKNKDGNYDFFLVDLNRMNFHKEMSFDLRMENLCRLTPVKEMVVVMSNEYAKASGESENLIFETLWKYTTNFQERFHRKKRLKKRYMFWK, from the coding sequence ATGGACTTAAAAATAAATCATAATTATAAAAATAGCATTGAATTAATAAAATCAAATATATTTAATTTCAAAACTAAAGGAAAACTCTTTGGTGACGGTAAAAGGAACATCATTAAACTATTTGAATTAGAAGGAGTGACAATGAATATAAAATCCTTCAAAGTTCCTAATTTGATTAATAAAATTGCTTATAGGTATTTTAGAAACTCAAAAGCAAGGCGTTCTTTTGAATTTGGAACACTTTTGTTAGAAAAAGGAATAGGAACACCACAGCCCATTTGCTATTTAGAAAACTATAATTGGATTGGATTGAAAGATAGTTATTACGGTAGTGAACACCTACAATGTGATTTGACCTATAGAGAACTTGTTGAAAACCCAGAATATCCAGATCATGAGAATATTTTGCGTCAATTTACTCGATTTTGTTATTTATTGCATCAAAAAGGAATTGAATTTAAAGACCATTCGCCTGGAAATACATTGATTAAAAAAAATAAAGATGGAAATTATGACTTCTTTTTAGTCGATTTGAATAGAATGAATTTTCATAAAGAAATGTCTTTTGATTTGAGAATGGAAAATCTTTGTCGATTGACACCTGTTAAAGAAATGGTTGTGGTAATGAGTAATGAATATGCAAAAGCATCTGGTGAATCTGAAAATTTAATCTTTGAAACGCTATGGAAATATACTACGAATTTTCAAGAGCGATTTCACAGAAAAAAAAGATTAAAAAAGCGATATATGTTTTGGAAATAA
- a CDS encoding glycosyltransferase family 2 protein, with protein MPNSITEKISVLIITLNEEEHLYSLLSDLDFADEIVIIDSFSTDKTAYIAKSFPKVTFLQNKFENFSAQRNFAISQAKNDWILFLDADEFLTAELKLEIIETLQNNQTYSAYFFERVFMFEKKILNYSGNQTDKIFRLFNKKFAKYDEKRLVHEKLIVEGKIGYLKNKLIHYSYASFNDYKEKIIFYGNFKAREKFIKQKKSNFFLQIFHPTYNFLYNYVIRLGILDGKKGIIICYLNAYCIYIRYRELNRLWKQN; from the coding sequence ATGCCAAATAGCATTACTGAAAAAATATCCGTTTTGATTATTACATTAAATGAGGAAGAACATTTATATTCTCTTTTATCCGATTTGGATTTTGCTGATGAAATTGTAATTATCGATTCGTTTAGCACTGATAAAACAGCCTATATTGCAAAATCTTTTCCAAAAGTCACTTTTTTACAAAATAAATTTGAAAACTTCTCAGCTCAAAGAAATTTTGCTATTTCACAGGCAAAAAATGATTGGATTTTATTCCTTGATGCAGATGAGTTCCTGACTGCTGAATTAAAACTAGAAATCATTGAAACACTGCAAAATAATCAAACCTACTCTGCATACTTTTTTGAGAGAGTATTCATGTTTGAGAAAAAAATTTTAAATTATAGTGGTAATCAAACCGATAAAATATTTCGTCTTTTCAATAAAAAATTCGCAAAATATGATGAAAAAAGATTGGTTCACGAAAAATTAATAGTAGAAGGAAAAATAGGGTATTTGAAAAACAAGCTAATCCATTATTCCTATGCCAGTTTCAACGATTACAAAGAAAAAATAATATTTTACGGAAATTTTAAAGCTCGGGAAAAATTTATAAAGCAAAAAAAATCGAATTTCTTTTTGCAAATCTTTCACCCTACCTACAATTTTCTTTACAATTACGTTATTCGTTTGGGCATCCTTGATGGAAAAAAAGGCATTATTATTTGTTATCTTAATGCCTATTGTATTTATATAAGATATAGAGAGTTAAATCGCTTATGGAAACAAAACTAG
- a CDS encoding glycosyltransferase family 2 protein, protein MEISIIIVNYRSWKPLQNCIESLLLINDPEIAFEVIVIDNFSNDEQFGNFKTRFKDYNFIENNINSGYSNGCNIGAKKAKGDYFLFLNPDTVISATALNTLFHTYKKNPEIGILSCLQVNKKNKFFNQKKKFPTFLQLFTVTKYLSKVVFQIKCDSFFSANKELFYPDWTTGALIFMSRNWFEKVGGWNEDYWLYFEDVDLCKKVKEQKGKIAVTNTTSIFHEHGGSSRINFETEYSSRTEVIISKHVYIKNNFSSLSKIPAHTFLILFTLLEKIILSLLSLLFFSNIKIRTNRYILKNLCMYYSNAILEQTWLSQRSVNYQKTNYAK, encoded by the coding sequence ATGGAGATTTCAATTATAATAGTTAATTACCGAAGTTGGAAACCATTACAAAACTGTATAGAATCATTACTTTTAATAAATGATCCTGAAATAGCTTTTGAAGTTATTGTAATCGATAATTTCTCCAATGATGAGCAGTTTGGCAATTTTAAAACCCGATTCAAGGATTATAATTTTATAGAAAACAATATAAACTCCGGTTATTCTAATGGTTGTAACATAGGCGCAAAAAAAGCAAAAGGAGACTATTTTTTGTTTTTAAATCCTGACACTGTTATTTCGGCAACTGCTCTAAACACCTTATTTCACACCTATAAAAAGAATCCAGAAATAGGAATTTTATCTTGTTTACAGGTTAACAAAAAAAATAAGTTCTTTAATCAAAAAAAAAAGTTTCCAACATTTCTGCAACTTTTTACAGTAACTAAATATCTTTCTAAAGTAGTATTTCAGATAAAATGCGACTCCTTCTTCAGCGCCAATAAAGAGCTTTTTTATCCAGATTGGACAACAGGGGCTCTCATTTTTATGAGTCGTAATTGGTTTGAAAAAGTAGGTGGTTGGAATGAGGATTATTGGCTGTATTTTGAAGACGTTGATCTTTGCAAAAAGGTTAAAGAACAAAAAGGTAAAATTGCAGTTACCAACACAACATCTATTTTTCACGAACATGGAGGTTCGTCAAGAATAAATTTTGAGACGGAATATAGTAGTAGAACAGAAGTTATCATTTCTAAACACGTTTATATTAAAAATAACTTTAGTTCTTTGTCAAAAATTCCTGCTCATACATTTTTAATTCTTTTTACATTACTTGAAAAAATAATTTTATCCCTTTTGAGTTTGTTGTTTTTTTCTAATATAAAAATAAGAACCAATAGATACATACTTAAGAATTTATGCATGTATTATTCAAACGCCATATTAGAGCAAACATGGTTAAGTCAAAGGTCAGTAAACTATCAAAAAACAAATTATGCCAAATAG
- a CDS encoding glycosyltransferase family 9 protein, which produces MKILVIQQKRIGDVLTSTIICNNIKKQFPNYTVDYMCYTNSVDVLIGNPNIDTIIPLSHKVRKNYFSLIKFIFEIRARKYDVVIDVYNKLETNLITMFTGASIKIGYHKWYTTLFYTHNLKRFENSNKPKYGFAIDNRLLLLNPLKLDKNNINPYPKLFVSPKENEETILLFEKHKIDRTKKTVMISLLGSEKNKTYPLEYMVKVVEHVAKYDVTIFFNYFENQIEDAKFIYNSCSISTKEKIYFDLFGTDLRSFVSIMNQCDVIIGNDGGAINMAKALNKPAFTIFSPFVEKNIWATFEDGLRNISVHLNDFKPELFDNLHHDEIKKNHTTMYEYFTPELFIDKIDFFINNNLKNI; this is translated from the coding sequence ATGAAAATTTTAGTTATTCAGCAGAAAAGAATTGGTGATGTACTCACAAGTACTATTATATGTAACAATATAAAAAAACAATTCCCAAACTATACTGTTGATTACATGTGTTATACCAATAGTGTTGATGTATTAATTGGAAATCCAAATATTGACACTATAATACCTTTATCCCATAAAGTTAGAAAAAATTATTTTTCACTAATTAAATTTATTTTTGAAATTAGAGCTAGAAAATATGATGTTGTAATTGATGTTTATAATAAATTAGAGACAAATCTTATTACAATGTTCACTGGCGCTTCTATTAAAATTGGATATCACAAATGGTACACCACTTTATTCTATACACATAACTTAAAGCGTTTTGAAAATAGTAATAAGCCAAAATATGGGTTTGCCATTGATAATAGACTTTTATTATTGAACCCATTAAAACTGGACAAAAATAATATTAACCCATATCCAAAATTATTTGTAAGTCCTAAAGAAAATGAAGAAACCATTTTGCTTTTTGAAAAACACAAAATAGACAGAACCAAAAAAACCGTAATGATAAGTTTATTGGGGAGTGAGAAAAACAAAACTTATCCGCTAGAATATATGGTTAAAGTTGTTGAGCATGTTGCCAAGTATGATGTAACCATTTTTTTTAACTATTTTGAAAATCAAATTGAGGATGCCAAATTTATATACAATTCTTGCTCAATAAGCACTAAAGAGAAAATATATTTTGATCTATTTGGTACAGATTTAAGATCATTTGTTTCAATAATGAACCAATGTGATGTAATAATAGGCAATGATGGAGGAGCAATCAATATGGCAAAAGCATTAAACAAACCTGCATTTACTATTTTCTCTCCTTTTGTAGAAAAGAATATTTGGGCGACTTTTGAAGATGGGTTAAGAAACATATCCGTGCATTTAAATGATTTCAAACCCGAGTTATTTGACAATCTTCATCACGATGAAATTAAAAAAAACCACACCACAATGTATGAGTATTTTACTCCCGAATTATTTATAGATAAAATTGATTTTTTCATAAACAACAACCTGAAAAATATCTAG